The Methylobacterium sp. PvR107 genome contains a region encoding:
- the ffh gene encoding signal recognition particle protein has translation MFEGLSDRLSGILSGLTRRGALTEADVTAAMREVRRALLEADVALEVVRGFTDRVKEKAVGAVVLKSVTPGQMVVKIVNDELVAMLGTDAETVDLNAPAPVPILMVGLQGSGKTTTTAKIARRLSDREKRKVLLASLDTRRPAAMEQLAVLAKQVGVESLPIIAGQSAVQIAKRAMDAARLGGFDVVMLDTAGRTTVDEGLMAEVAEVKAATRPHEVLLVADALTGQDAVNTARAFDERLGVTGIVLTRMDGDSRGGAALSMRAVTGKPIKLVGVGEKVDALEEFHPSRVANRILGMGDIVSLVEKAAETIDHEQALRTAEKMRKGKFDLEDLSMQLAQMEKMGGIGGLMGMLPGMGAIKKQVEGANLDEKMFKRQRAIISSMTLQERKNPDLLKNSRKKRIAAGSGVDVSEINKLLKMHRTMADMMKAMGQGKRGIGQALGSMFGLGGGGMGGGMPGLPPGMPEPTPEQIAQLEKQFGGKLPPMPPGLGGGGMPKLPGLPGLGGPKLPGLGGFMPGKKK, from the coding sequence TCCGGCATCCTCTCCGGGCTGACCCGCCGGGGTGCCCTGACCGAGGCCGACGTCACCGCCGCCATGCGCGAGGTGCGCCGGGCCCTGCTGGAGGCCGACGTCGCTCTCGAGGTGGTCCGCGGCTTCACCGACCGGGTGAAGGAGAAGGCCGTCGGTGCCGTCGTGCTCAAGTCGGTGACGCCCGGCCAGATGGTCGTGAAGATCGTCAACGACGAGCTCGTGGCGATGCTCGGCACCGACGCCGAGACCGTCGACCTCAACGCCCCCGCCCCGGTGCCGATCCTGATGGTCGGCCTGCAGGGCTCGGGCAAGACCACCACCACCGCCAAGATCGCCCGGCGCCTCTCGGACCGCGAGAAGCGCAAGGTGCTGCTCGCCTCCCTCGACACCCGCCGCCCGGCCGCCATGGAGCAGCTCGCGGTCCTGGCCAAGCAGGTCGGCGTCGAATCCCTCCCGATCATCGCCGGCCAGTCGGCGGTGCAGATCGCCAAGCGCGCCATGGACGCCGCCCGTCTCGGTGGCTTCGACGTGGTGATGCTCGACACCGCCGGCCGCACCACGGTGGACGAGGGCCTCATGGCCGAGGTCGCCGAGGTGAAGGCCGCGACCCGGCCGCACGAGGTGCTGCTGGTCGCCGACGCGCTCACCGGTCAGGACGCGGTCAACACCGCCCGCGCTTTCGACGAGCGGCTCGGCGTCACCGGCATCGTGCTGACCCGCATGGACGGCGATTCCCGCGGCGGCGCGGCTCTGTCGATGCGGGCCGTCACCGGCAAGCCGATCAAGCTCGTCGGCGTCGGCGAGAAGGTCGACGCGCTGGAGGAATTCCATCCGTCCCGCGTCGCCAACCGCATCCTCGGCATGGGCGACATCGTCTCGCTGGTCGAGAAGGCGGCCGAGACCATCGACCACGAGCAGGCGCTCCGCACCGCGGAGAAGATGCGCAAGGGCAAGTTCGATCTCGAAGACCTGTCCATGCAGCTCGCCCAGATGGAGAAGATGGGCGGCATCGGCGGCCTGATGGGCATGCTGCCCGGGATGGGCGCCATCAAGAAGCAGGTCGAGGGTGCCAACCTCGACGAGAAGATGTTCAAGCGCCAGCGCGCGATCATCTCGTCGATGACCCTGCAGGAGCGCAAGAACCCCGATCTGCTCAAGAACAGCCGCAAGAAGCGCATCGCGGCGGGCTCGGGCGTCGACGTCTCGGAGATCAACAAGCTCCTGAAGATGCACCGGACCATGGCCGACATGATGAAGGCGATGGGCCAGGGCAAGCGCGGGATCGGGCAGGCACTCGGCTCGATGTTCGGCCTCGGCGGCGGTGGGATGGGCGGCGGCATGCCTGGCCTGCCACCCGGCATGCCGGAGCCGACCCCGGAGCAGATCGCGCAGCTCGAGAAGCAGTTCGGCGGCAAGCTGCCGCCGATGCCGCCGGGCTTGGGCGGGGGCGGAATGCCCAAACTTCCGGGGCTTCCGGGCCTCGGCGGCCCGAAACTTCCGGGTCTCGGTGGGTTCATGCCGGGGAAGAAGAAATGA
- a CDS encoding chorismate mutase produces the protein MNVLAAQAVDPELARLRDSIDNFDAALIHLLAERFRCTQRVGELKARKGIPPSDPDREARQVARLRKLAVDAKLDPDFAEKFLAFVVKEVIRHHQSIKADHESQIEQQRK, from the coding sequence ATGAACGTGCTCGCGGCGCAGGCCGTCGATCCCGAACTCGCGCGCTTGCGGGACAGCATCGACAATTTCGATGCGGCGCTGATCCATCTCCTCGCCGAACGCTTCCGCTGCACGCAGCGGGTCGGCGAGCTCAAGGCCCGAAAGGGGATCCCCCCTTCCGATCCGGACCGGGAGGCCCGTCAGGTCGCCCGGCTCCGCAAGCTCGCGGTCGACGCCAAGCTCGACCCCGACTTCGCCGAGAAGTTTCTGGCCTTCGTGGTCAAGGAAGTCATTCGGCACCACCAGTCGATCAAGGCGGACCACGAGTCCCAGATCGAGCAACAGCGAAAGTAG
- the rpsP gene encoding 30S ribosomal protein S16 has translation MALKIRLTRGGAKKRPYYRIVVADARAPRDGRFIDKVGAYDPMKAKDDPARIILDNEKIQSWLAKGAQPTDRVLRFLDQAGLAKRPTRNNPQKAEPGEKAKERAAKRAEKAAAPAEDAAA, from the coding sequence ATGGCCCTCAAGATCCGTCTCACCCGCGGCGGCGCCAAGAAGCGCCCCTACTACCGTATCGTCGTCGCCGACGCCCGCGCCCCGCGCGACGGCCGCTTCATCGACAAGGTCGGCGCCTACGACCCGATGAAGGCCAAGGACGATCCGGCCCGCATCATCCTTGACAACGAGAAGATCCAGAGCTGGCTCGCCAAGGGCGCGCAGCCGACCGACCGCGTCCTGCGCTTCCTCGATCAGGCGGGCCTCGCCAAGCGCCCGACCCGCAACAACCCGCAGAAGGCCGAGCCGGGCGAGAAGGCCAAGGAGCGTGCCGCCAAGCGCGCCGAGAAGGCCGCAGCGCCCGCCGAGGACGCCGCCGCGTAA
- the rimM gene encoding ribosome maturation factor RimM (Essential for efficient processing of 16S rRNA) — protein sequence MARRPAGPTPRDGGRRGRTSTAIGAIAPGAATSPKAPAPKPAPPPVPPDPNLVLLGEFGRAHGLTGEVRLKSYTGDPRAIAGYGPLQTADGRTLTLAEVRPAPGTSPDMLIARVEGVSGRNAAEALNRVALFVPRDRLAAPEDDDEVYAADLIGATAVDEAGTPIGVIVAVPNYGSGDLLELRPPGGGATALLPFTKAFVPVLDLAQRRVTVIAPEDLFAPSGEKPADDPG from the coding sequence ATGGCGCGCCGCCCCGCAGGTCCCACGCCCCGCGACGGCGGCCGCCGTGGCCGCACGAGCACGGCGATCGGCGCGATTGCGCCGGGCGCCGCAACTTCGCCCAAGGCACCGGCCCCCAAGCCGGCGCCGCCGCCCGTGCCGCCCGATCCGAACCTCGTCCTCCTGGGCGAGTTCGGGCGGGCGCACGGCCTCACCGGCGAGGTCCGGCTCAAATCCTACACCGGCGATCCACGGGCGATCGCGGGCTACGGCCCCCTGCAGACGGCGGACGGGAGGACCCTGACGCTTGCCGAAGTGCGCCCCGCTCCCGGTACATCGCCCGACATGCTGATCGCCCGCGTCGAGGGCGTCTCCGGCCGCAACGCCGCGGAGGCGCTCAACCGCGTCGCCCTGTTCGTCCCGCGCGACCGTCTGGCCGCGCCCGAGGATGACGACGAGGTCTATGCCGCCGACCTGATCGGCGCCACGGCGGTGGACGAGGCCGGGACGCCCATCGGGGTGATCGTCGCGGTACCGAATTACGGCAGCGGCGACCTGCTGGAATTGCGTCCCCCGGGCGGAGGTGCCACCGCGCTCCTTCCCTTCACGAAGGCCTTCGTGCCCGTTCTCGACCTGGCACAGCGCCGCGTCACCGTGATCGCGCCGGAGGACCTGTTCGCCCCGTCCGGCGAGAAGCCCGCCGACGATCCAGGCTGA
- a CDS encoding GAF domain-containing hybrid sensor histidine kinase/response regulator, with protein MTTQPDTEADRLAALNALGILGTPPEPHFDAVCRTARRLFGVRSAFVALIDDTHQWLKTPCADVPVRMPRAESFCQHTIRGDAVLVVPDARLDPRFRDAALVTRAGGIRFYAGVPLSLEEGLRIGTFCLADPEPRATFSEADQAALRDLAEIVVAHLRLTEANARRGREIEQGVIREALIREQHREINARARAQEAVNHQLTMAEQLASIGNWRVEFADGQQVWSASLHAIAGRDPKTPPPRLSGFAQIYHADDRARIEAIVAEAVAHRRSFDFEARLLRPDGQTRHVVVRGMVRGDGAVAGLVGVLIDVTDRRRAEDEVRRSALRYRSLAETLPLLVWTMRVGDGQATYANAQFHSYYGAIGPERAERLVRNHPEDSAAMEAAWNRAVETGTGYSGQWRIRRHDGAYRWHKIALIPIRLDPASGAVAEWLGTALDVDDIVTARLAVEEARGLLGIALDAAGAGTWDWDMRTGIATLSPESARMHGLSDLGEPHALAAADWTALLHPDDVGDVWDEIRRAVETSTAYAAEFRVGERWLYARGRTLFGPEDQPQRMVGLHLDITERKAAEAALRAATWDAEAARAEAERASAAKSEFLAAMSHEIRTPLNGILGYADLLLDESTIQNEDRRRLELIQSSGAALLTVVNDILDFSKIEAGELTLDPVSFPLISIVDGTVSIVRGSALRSGLAIEARIDPALPNFVVGDPGRLRQVLLNLLNNAVKFTPAGSVTVTVQREGESLAPDGTPGDVVRFAVTDTGIGIAPAQQDRLFKRFSQVDGSISRRFGGTGLGLAISRHLVTLMGGEIGVESREGEGSTFWLRLILPRSAEIAGADGVPAGGETAVALRSPPVVEAAARTAPKAAPLRLLLVEDVPLNQELACAVLESQGYAVDVAGDGAEAITAVGTSVAAGRAYDLVLMDVQMPRVDGLTATRRIRALAPPACDIPIVAMTANVLPAQIEELREAGMDDHVGKPFRRADLFATISRWTAPGARRPARSEEPRRRAKIDSAILDAAVLGEMEVSFGSDRVAALLDLLANELSERFRPSETDRLQIAHDAHALVAAAGLLGFVGLSRLCREVEAAAHAGADLMPLIRRLEVQRATALRAIRQLRAA; from the coding sequence GTGACGACACAGCCGGACACTGAGGCGGATCGGCTCGCCGCCCTGAACGCCCTGGGCATCCTGGGCACGCCGCCCGAGCCGCATTTCGACGCCGTCTGCCGCACGGCCCGCCGCCTGTTCGGCGTGCGCAGCGCCTTCGTGGCGCTGATCGACGACACGCATCAATGGCTGAAAACGCCGTGCGCCGACGTTCCGGTCCGGATGCCGCGCGCGGAGAGCTTCTGCCAGCATACGATCCGCGGCGATGCCGTGCTGGTCGTTCCCGACGCTCGGCTGGATCCCCGATTTCGCGATGCGGCGCTCGTCACCCGCGCGGGCGGAATCCGCTTCTACGCGGGCGTTCCGCTGAGCCTCGAGGAGGGGCTGCGGATCGGCACGTTCTGCCTCGCCGATCCCGAGCCCCGCGCCACCTTCTCGGAGGCCGACCAGGCGGCCCTGCGCGACCTCGCCGAGATCGTCGTCGCCCATCTGCGGCTGACGGAGGCCAATGCGCGCCGGGGCCGCGAGATCGAGCAGGGCGTCATCCGCGAGGCCCTGATCCGTGAGCAGCACCGCGAGATCAACGCCCGCGCCCGCGCCCAGGAGGCGGTGAACCACCAGCTCACGATGGCCGAGCAACTCGCCAGCATCGGCAACTGGCGCGTCGAGTTCGCGGACGGTCAGCAGGTCTGGTCGGCCAGCCTCCACGCGATCGCCGGTCGCGACCCCAAGACGCCGCCGCCCCGGCTCTCCGGCTTCGCGCAGATCTACCATGCCGACGACCGTGCCAGGATCGAGGCGATCGTCGCGGAGGCCGTCGCCCACCGCAGGAGCTTCGACTTCGAGGCGCGGCTGCTGCGGCCCGACGGGCAGACCCGCCACGTGGTCGTCCGTGGGATGGTCCGCGGGGACGGCGCGGTCGCGGGCCTCGTCGGGGTGCTGATCGACGTCACCGACCGTCGGCGCGCCGAGGACGAGGTCCGCCGCAGCGCGCTGCGCTACCGCAGCCTCGCCGAGACGCTGCCGCTCCTGGTCTGGACCATGCGGGTCGGCGACGGGCAGGCGACCTACGCCAACGCGCAGTTCCACAGCTACTATGGAGCGATCGGGCCGGAGCGGGCCGAGCGCCTCGTCCGCAACCATCCGGAGGATTCCGCCGCCATGGAGGCGGCCTGGAACCGGGCGGTCGAGACCGGCACGGGCTACAGCGGCCAATGGCGGATCCGGCGCCACGACGGCGCCTATCGCTGGCACAAGATCGCGCTGATCCCGATCCGGCTCGATCCCGCGAGCGGCGCGGTGGCGGAGTGGCTCGGGACCGCCCTCGACGTCGACGACATCGTCACGGCACGGCTGGCGGTCGAGGAGGCCCGCGGCCTTCTGGGGATCGCTCTGGACGCCGCGGGCGCCGGCACCTGGGACTGGGACATGCGCACGGGGATCGCCACCCTGAGTCCCGAGAGCGCGCGCATGCACGGCCTGTCCGATTTGGGTGAACCCCACGCGCTCGCCGCGGCGGACTGGACGGCGCTCCTCCATCCCGACGATGTCGGGGATGTCTGGGACGAGATCCGGCGGGCGGTGGAGACCTCCACCGCCTACGCGGCCGAGTTCCGGGTGGGCGAGCGCTGGCTCTATGCCCGCGGGCGGACCCTGTTCGGGCCCGAGGACCAGCCGCAGCGGATGGTCGGCCTGCATCTCGACATCACCGAACGCAAGGCCGCCGAGGCCGCCCTGCGCGCGGCGACCTGGGATGCGGAGGCTGCACGCGCAGAGGCCGAGCGGGCAAGCGCGGCCAAGAGCGAGTTCCTGGCTGCCATGAGCCACGAGATCCGCACGCCGCTGAACGGAATCCTCGGCTACGCCGATCTCCTCCTCGACGAGAGCACCATCCAGAACGAGGACCGGCGCCGTCTGGAGCTGATCCAGAGCTCGGGCGCGGCGCTGCTCACCGTCGTCAACGACATCCTCGACTTCTCGAAGATCGAGGCCGGGGAACTTACCCTCGATCCGGTCTCCTTCCCGCTGATCTCGATCGTGGACGGCACGGTCTCGATCGTCCGTGGCAGCGCGCTCCGGAGCGGCCTCGCCATCGAGGCCCGGATCGATCCGGCCCTCCCGAACTTCGTGGTCGGCGACCCCGGCCGCCTGCGGCAGGTCTTGCTGAACCTCCTCAACAACGCCGTGAAGTTCACTCCCGCCGGCTCCGTCACCGTGACCGTGCAGCGGGAGGGCGAGAGCCTCGCGCCGGACGGTACTCCCGGCGACGTCGTCCGGTTCGCCGTGACCGATACCGGCATCGGCATCGCGCCGGCGCAGCAGGACCGGCTGTTCAAGCGCTTCAGCCAGGTCGACGGTTCGATCAGCCGCCGCTTCGGCGGCACCGGCCTCGGACTGGCGATCTCGCGCCACCTCGTCACGCTCATGGGCGGCGAGATCGGGGTCGAGAGCCGAGAGGGAGAGGGATCGACCTTCTGGCTCCGACTCATCCTGCCGCGAAGCGCAGAAATCGCCGGCGCGGACGGCGTGCCCGCCGGCGGGGAGACGGCCGTAGCCCTGCGATCGCCGCCGGTCGTGGAGGCCGCAGCCCGCACGGCTCCGAAAGCCGCGCCGCTCCGCTTGCTCCTTGTGGAAGACGTGCCGCTCAACCAGGAACTCGCCTGCGCGGTTCTCGAATCCCAGGGCTACGCGGTGGATGTGGCCGGGGACGGAGCCGAGGCGATCACGGCGGTCGGGACATCCGTCGCCGCGGGCCGCGCCTACGACCTCGTCCTGATGGACGTCCAGATGCCCCGCGTCGACGGGCTGACCGCCACCCGCCGGATCCGAGCGCTCGCGCCGCCGGCCTGTGACATCCCGATCGTGGCGATGACCGCCAACGTCCTGCCGGCGCAGATCGAGGAGCTGCGCGAGGCCGGCATGGACGATCATGTCGGCAAGCCCTTCCGCCGGGCCGACCTCTTCGCCACGATCAGCCGCTGGACGGCACCGGGGGCGCGCCGTCCGGCACGGTCGGAGGAGCCGCGCCGCCGGGCGAAGATCGATTCCGCCATCCTCGACGCCGCGGTGCTCGGCGAGATGGAGGTGAGTTTCGGATCCGACCGCGTGGCAGCGCTTCTCGATCTCCTGGCGAATGAATTGTCGGAGCGTTTCCGGCCGAGCGAGACCGATCGGCTTCAAATTGCCCACGACGCGCACGCGCTCGTGGCGGCGGCGGGACTCCTGGGCTTCGTCGGCCTGTCCCGCCTGTGCCGCGAGGTCGAGGCCGCCGCCCATGCGGGCGCCGACCTGATGCCGCTGATCCGGCGCCTGGAGGTCCAGCGTGCGACCGCCCTGCGCGCCATTCGCCAGCTGCGCGCGGCGTGA
- a CDS encoding O-antigen ligase, whose protein sequence is MAHTAAPGAPVPSGMTAGIPLLAAVEGLAKALFAAFIFFACFAFSETSPYDAVAIPTIVLWLCLGVRLHRGTVPLLALLLLYLAAIVTALLPYLNEDFPVTWTIQLIYLSVTCIFFAMFFADDTHARMELALKAYTASCVFSAALGIVGYLQWLGIEDLFYKYDRASGTFQDPNVFGSFLTLGALYLMHGLLTGSTRRPLISLAGLLIIVAGIFLSFSRGSWGGSVVAVLLMVGSVYAGSASPRLRRRIAFLTLATIVLGTVAVIALLSVDHVHKMFETRAALTQDYDQGETGRFGNQIRGFAMLLERPFGMGPMHWRLVFGLEPHNSYIGSFANGGWLGGAVFIGLVLTTSVVGFRLLMRPSPVRAHAQIVWPALLMFFLQAFQIDIEKWRHVYMMLGMVWALEAARVRATTSQAGRA, encoded by the coding sequence ATGGCCCATACCGCAGCGCCCGGCGCCCCGGTCCCGTCCGGGATGACGGCCGGCATCCCGCTCCTGGCGGCCGTCGAGGGCTTGGCCAAGGCGCTGTTCGCGGCCTTCATCTTTTTCGCCTGCTTCGCCTTCTCCGAGACGTCGCCCTACGACGCCGTGGCGATCCCCACGATCGTGCTGTGGCTCTGCCTCGGCGTGCGCCTCCACCGCGGGACGGTGCCGCTGCTCGCGCTCCTGCTGCTCTATCTCGCGGCGATCGTCACGGCGCTGCTGCCGTACCTCAACGAGGATTTCCCGGTCACCTGGACGATCCAGCTGATCTACCTTTCGGTCACCTGCATCTTCTTCGCGATGTTCTTCGCCGACGACACCCACGCCCGAATGGAGCTGGCGCTCAAGGCCTACACCGCGAGCTGCGTGTTCTCTGCGGCGCTCGGCATCGTCGGCTACCTGCAATGGCTCGGAATCGAGGACCTGTTCTACAAGTACGACCGCGCCTCGGGGACATTCCAGGACCCGAACGTGTTCGGATCGTTCCTGACGCTGGGCGCCCTCTACCTGATGCACGGTCTGCTCACCGGCTCCACGCGGCGGCCGCTGATCTCCCTCGCCGGGCTCCTGATCATCGTCGCCGGCATCTTCCTGTCGTTCTCGCGCGGGTCTTGGGGCGGCAGCGTCGTGGCGGTGCTGCTGATGGTCGGGTCGGTCTACGCGGGCAGCGCCTCGCCCCGCCTGCGCCGGCGCATCGCGTTCCTGACGTTGGCGACGATCGTGCTCGGCACCGTGGCGGTGATCGCCCTGCTCTCGGTCGACCACGTCCACAAGATGTTCGAGACCCGCGCCGCCCTGACCCAGGACTACGATCAGGGCGAGACCGGCCGCTTCGGCAACCAGATCCGGGGCTTCGCCATGCTGCTGGAGCGGCCGTTCGGGATGGGCCCGATGCATTGGCGGCTGGTCTTCGGGCTGGAGCCGCACAATTCCTACATCGGATCCTTCGCCAATGGCGGCTGGCTCGGGGGCGCGGTCTTCATCGGTCTGGTCCTGACGACCAGCGTGGTCGGCTTCCGGCTCCTGATGCGGCCGTCGCCCGTCCGGGCGCACGCGCAGATCGTCTGGCCGGCGCTGCTGATGTTCTTCCTGCAGGCCTTCCAGATCGACATCGAGAAATGGCGGCACGTCTACATGATGCTCGGCATGGTCTGGGCGCTGGAGGCCGCGCGGGTGCGCGCGACCACGTCGCAGGCCGGGCGCGCTTGA
- the pcaD gene encoding 3-oxoadipate enol-lactonase, with protein sequence MPQITIGGLSFRYLLEGPEGAPVIAFSNSLGATLEMWDALLPALGGRYRTLRYDTRGHGGTETRDAPTEIATLAQDLAGLLDALGLGRAHLVGLSLGGMIVQALASADPARPLSATLMATAAHMPGAQTWNERAETVRTQGTGAVVEATLGRWFTADFARRAPMTVQAIRDHFLACDPAGYAVCCGAIGRMDLRPSLSAITAPTLVIAGRDDPSTPPAMAQEICGGIPQAELVVLPRAAHLLAVERAEAAGGYLRAFLDRNTSGG encoded by the coding sequence ATGCCGCAGATCACCATCGGCGGACTCTCGTTCCGGTACCTCCTCGAGGGACCCGAGGGGGCACCGGTCATCGCCTTCTCGAACTCGCTGGGTGCGACGCTGGAGATGTGGGACGCCCTGCTCCCGGCGCTCGGCGGACGGTACCGGACCCTCCGGTACGACACGCGGGGCCACGGCGGCACGGAGACCCGCGATGCGCCCACGGAGATCGCCACCCTGGCCCAGGACCTTGCAGGGCTGCTCGATGCCCTCGGCCTCGGCCGGGCCCATCTGGTGGGCCTGTCGCTCGGCGGCATGATTGTGCAGGCGCTCGCGAGCGCCGATCCCGCACGGCCGCTCAGCGCGACCCTCATGGCGACCGCCGCCCACATGCCGGGCGCTCAGACATGGAACGAGCGTGCCGAGACCGTGCGGACCCAGGGGACCGGAGCGGTCGTCGAGGCGACGCTGGGGCGCTGGTTCACCGCGGATTTCGCGCGGCGCGCGCCGATGACGGTTCAGGCGATCCGCGACCACTTCCTCGCCTGCGACCCGGCGGGTTACGCAGTCTGTTGCGGCGCGATCGGACGCATGGATCTGCGGCCGTCTCTCTCGGCGATCACGGCGCCGACCCTGGTGATCGCCGGACGCGACGACCCGTCGACGCCTCCGGCGATGGCCCAGGAGATCTGCGGCGGGATTCCCCAGGCCGAGCTCGTGGTTCTGCCGCGGGCCGCGCATCTGCTGGCGGTCGAGCGCGCCGAAGCCGCCGGCGGCTACCTCCGCGCCTTCCTCGACCGCAACACGTCAGGAGGCTGA
- a CDS encoding DUF1810 domain-containing protein codes for MAEPYDLDRFVAAQEGVYTRALAELQAGEKRSHWMWFIFPQIAGLGSSPKAQRYAIGSLGEAGAYLAHPVLGPRLRTCTAAVNAVAGRSAHAIFGAPDDVKFRSSMTLFAAAAPDEPLFAQALTQYFGGSPDPLTLAKLGRV; via the coding sequence GTGGCCGAGCCCTACGATCTTGACCGTTTCGTCGCGGCACAGGAGGGCGTCTACACGCGCGCCCTCGCGGAGCTGCAGGCCGGGGAGAAACGCAGCCACTGGATGTGGTTCATCTTTCCCCAGATCGCCGGCCTCGGGTCCAGCCCGAAGGCGCAGCGTTACGCGATCGGATCCCTGGGCGAGGCCGGCGCCTACCTCGCGCATCCGGTGCTCGGACCGCGGCTGCGCACCTGCACGGCGGCCGTCAACGCCGTGGCCGGGCGGTCGGCGCACGCGATTTTCGGCGCCCCCGACGACGTCAAGTTCCGCTCCAGCATGACGCTGTTCGCCGCCGCCGCGCCGGACGAGCCGCTCTTCGCCCAGGCGCTGACGCAGTATTTCGGCGGCTCGCCCGACCCGCTGACGCTCGCCAAGCTCGGCCGGGTCTGA